A section of the Palaemon carinicauda isolate YSFRI2023 unplaced genomic scaffold, ASM3689809v2 scaffold244, whole genome shotgun sequence genome encodes:
- the LOC137636171 gene encoding zinc finger protein 813-like: MNSEPPFEFPMKSEIEDPLSLAVDPENNDMSGSVAVFNDGALFLDPKMEVKVEPEIFDSSENGSLSSRKRCTCSECGKTFSNRFNLTVHLRIHMGEKPYKCDVCSQTFTLKQSLAVHSRVHTGEKPYKCDVCSKTFTGKTNLTEHLRIHTGEKPYKVRMMNSEPPFEFSIKSEIEDLFSPAVDSENNDRSGSVALFNDGALFLDPKVEVKVEPEIFDSSESNLKNSYENHTGEKPYKCNVCSKTFNTKQSLTIHTRIHTGEKPYKCDVCSKTFIEKHSLNKHLRIHTGEKPYKCDVCSKTFYTKSHLSYHSRIHTGEKPYKCDVCSKTFITKQCLTIHSRNHTAEKPYKCNVCRKTFSLQYSLASHSTIHTGEKPYKCNVCSKTFFSKYSLTVHLRVHTGEKPYNCDVCSKTFTRKPNLTEHLRIHTGERPYKCNVCNKFFTSKKYLTRHKKSHERSIPMS; this comes from the exons atgaattctgaaccaccttttgaatttccaatgaaaagtgaaattgaagatccaCTTTCACTtgcagtcgatccagaaaataatgatatgtcTGGCAGTGTTGCTgtctttaatgatggcgctcttttcttggatccaaaaatggaagtcaaagtagagccagaaatatttgattctagcgaAAACGGTTCATTAAGTT ctagaaagcgatgcacatgcagtgagTGTGGGAAAACTTTTTCTAATAGATTTAATCTTACCgtgcatttaagaattcacatgggagaaaagccatacaagtgcgatgtctgtagccaAACATTTACCCTGAAACAAAGTCTCGCTGTACATTcaagagttcacacaggagagaagccatacaagtgcgatgtctgtagcaaaacatttactggaAAAACAAATCTCACTgagcatttaagaattcacacgggagagaagccatacaa GGtgaggatgatgaattctgaaccaccttttgaattttcaattaaaagtgaaattgaagatctattttcacctgcagtcgatTCAGAAAATAATGATAggtctggcagtgttgctctctttaatgatggcgctcttttcttggatccaaaagtggaagtcaaagtagagccggAAATATTTGATTCCAGCGAAAGCAacttgaaaaattcctacga aaatcacacgggagagaagccatacaaatgcaatgtctgtagcaaaacatttaatacaaaacaaagtctcacTATACAtacaagaattcacacgggagagaagccatacaagtgcgatgtctgtagcaaaacatttattgaaaaacaTAGTCTCaataaacatttaagaattcacacgggagagaagccatacaagtgcgatgtttGTAGCAAAACATTTTATACAAAATCACATCTCTCTTaccattcaagaattcacacgggagagaagccatacaagtgtgatgtctgtagcaaaacatttattacaaaacagtGTCTCACTATACATTCAAGAAATCACACGgcagagaagccatacaaatgcaatgtctgtagaaaAACATTTTCTTTGCAATACAGTCTCGCTTCACATTCaacaattcacacgggagagaagccatacaaatgtaatgtctgtagcaaaacatttttttcgaaatacagtctcactgtacatttaagagttcacacgggagagaagccatacaattgtgatgtctgtagcaaaacattcacTAGAAAACCAaatctcactgaacatttaagaattcacacgggagagaggccatacaagtgCAACGTCTGTAACAAATTCTTTACTTCGAAAAAATATCTCACTAgacataagaaatcacatgagagatctattccaatgtcatga